The following proteins come from a genomic window of Nostoc sp. TCL26-01:
- a CDS encoding GNAT family N-acetyltransferase has translation MGFWKTWFSTPESATNKTHPFDEHTVDAVGSSNPSSDASAATRNAERIVFSTERDIDLYELEELCDAVGWSRRPLRKVKKAIEHSFLVASMWQVRGNQRRLIGFARATSDHAFNATIWDVVVHPDFQNKGLGKALMKYVLKKLRSEEISNVTLFADPHVVDFYRTMGFMADPEGIKGMFWYPH, from the coding sequence ATGGGTTTTTGGAAAACTTGGTTTAGTACTCCTGAGTCGGCGACAAATAAAACACACCCCTTTGATGAGCATACGGTAGACGCTGTGGGTAGCTCTAACCCCAGCAGCGACGCTTCCGCAGCTACACGAAATGCAGAACGCATTGTTTTTAGCACGGAGCGAGATATTGACCTGTATGAACTAGAAGAACTCTGTGATGCTGTCGGTTGGTCGCGTCGTCCTTTAAGAAAAGTTAAGAAAGCTATTGAGCATAGTTTTCTCGTTGCCTCGATGTGGCAAGTGCGAGGAAACCAGAGGCGATTGATTGGTTTTGCCCGCGCTACATCAGATCACGCTTTTAATGCCACGATTTGGGATGTGGTAGTTCACCCAGATTTTCAAAATAAAGGACTGGGTAAGGCATTGATGAAATATGTACTCAAAAAACTTAGGAGTGAAGAAATTAGTAACGTCACTCTTTTTGCCGACCCTCATGTTGTAGATTTTTACCGGACTATGGGTTTTATGGCAGATCCGGAAGGTATTAAAGGGATGTTTTGGTATCCACACTAA
- a CDS encoding Tic22 family protein, with protein MKALVRWGATLGLVGSTLLGTVYFGNLPVLALSEQQIKEKLDSVPVYIITNNQGLPLSRPLPAPQNGQKAGGSVTGVYLSRQEAQAFINELRNSKNTDPKMQDIVKSLQVTPVPLGVIYQQLQQTKKDPNRLLFAFKPVDQEIKGALELLRQGGQQVNQFKSVPIFAVRFAPDQGYVPITLGSEKEQVVPLFFSKQDAQSLLGQVKPKFPKADIQVIDVDGVIKTLQDKNDAWLKQVVLIPSPESREYIRTLPQGKTPNPPTAPTQNNNSRPAPKPNQR; from the coding sequence ATGAAAGCATTAGTTCGCTGGGGCGCAACATTAGGTTTAGTTGGCAGTACTCTGCTGGGAACAGTATATTTCGGTAACTTACCCGTACTAGCACTGTCAGAACAACAAATCAAAGAAAAATTAGACTCTGTGCCGGTTTATATTATTACCAACAACCAAGGGTTACCATTGAGCCGCCCGCTACCCGCACCACAAAATGGTCAAAAAGCAGGTGGTTCTGTGACTGGTGTTTATTTGAGTCGCCAGGAAGCTCAAGCTTTTATCAACGAGCTGCGAAACAGCAAAAATACAGACCCAAAGATGCAGGACATAGTGAAAAGCTTGCAAGTGACTCCAGTACCTTTGGGAGTAATTTATCAACAATTACAACAAACTAAAAAAGATCCCAATCGTTTGTTGTTTGCCTTTAAACCTGTGGATCAGGAAATTAAAGGGGCATTAGAGTTACTGCGCCAGGGTGGTCAACAGGTAAATCAGTTTAAGAGTGTACCAATTTTTGCGGTCAGATTTGCACCAGATCAGGGATATGTACCGATTACATTAGGCTCAGAGAAAGAGCAAGTTGTACCGCTATTTTTTAGCAAGCAAGATGCACAAAGCTTATTAGGTCAGGTCAAACCGAAGTTTCCGAAAGCGGATATTCAGGTGATAGACGTAGACGGAGTTATTAAGACATTACAAGATAAGAATGATGCTTGGTTGAAGCAAGTTGTTTTAATACCATCCCCAGAGTCTAGAGAGTATATCAGGACTTTACCTCAAGGTAAAACGCCGAATCCGCCAACTGCACCTACTCAGAACAACAATTCACGACCAGCACCCAAGCCAAATCAACGTTAG